The DNA segment CTTAATTGAGTCATTCCAGAATGCGATCCCCTTAAGAGGATATTCCGTTTATCCTCTTGGGTAGCTTTGCATTAGTTAAGCTCGTGTTGGGTAGCCGAGAGTAAATTCAATATTCTCTCCGTAAGTTTATCCTCATAACCTTCCTCTACTGGGTGATTGAACTTTAAAAGAGGAGCAGAACTTCTGGTTTGCTCATATGATCTCTCAAGTAAACCAGGTTCACCACTCATGGTGTTTATCACCGTAGATAAAACGTTAATAGCAACCTTTGATGCGTGAAGATCGAGGCTCAGATCATCGATATTTTTCTCAAGGATTTCAATGCGTTCATTTAAGTCAGCCATTTAATCTCCTGGGTGTCAGGTAAAAGACAGTACTAAAGTGGAATACGTCATACACCTACTCTATTCTAGTCCTAAACGAATTAGGGTGAGCTCTATGTCGGATATCTCCTAATCAGATATTTATGAACAGAACGGCTCTCGACTTCGCAAACTAAGGTATGGAACTGTACCTGTTCTGTTGCGGTTCATTCTTATAAACACATGTTATAACGTCCCGGTCCCACCGTCAGAACACCAGACTTGCCCGGACGTATAGCTGTTCTCCGCGGAAGCCAGGGTGACATAAAGTGGTGCAATTTCTGCGGGCTGACCCGGCCGGCCGAGCGGTGAATTGGCACCAAACTGCTCAATTTTCTCTTGTGGTTGGCCGCCACAACATTGTAGAACCGTCCAGTAGGGACCTGGAGCAACGGCATTTACCCGGATCCCTTTCGGTGCCAGTTGTTTTGCAAGCGATTTTGTAAAAGCAACGATCGCTGCTTTGGTCTGAGCATAATCCAGCAGGATTTCGCTGGGCTCGTAAGCTTGCACTGACGAGGTGTTGATAATCACTCCCCCTGATGGCAAGTGGCGGACTGCCGCTTTAGTAATCCAGAATATCGAATAGACATTGGTCTTGAAGGTTGCATCAAAGGCATCAGTTGTGAGCTCTTCAATCGATTCACAGAATTGCTGGCGCCCCGCGTTGTTGACCAGTACATCAAGCCCACCTAAGGACTCAACCGCTTGACTAACCAGGTGTTGGCAAAACGATTCCTCACGAATATCACCAGGGATCGCCACGACATTTCTTCCTGCTTTTTTTATCAGATCGACGACCTCACGAGCATCCTCTTCTTCATCAGGCAGGTAGTTGATAGCGACATCCGCACCTTCACGCGCATACGCAATAGCAACTGCACGACCAATACCTGAATCACCACCGGTAATTAACACTTTTCTGCCAGTAAGCCGACCGCTTCCGTGATAGCTTTCTTCACCGTGATCGGGACGTGGTTGCATTTTTCCGGCAAGCCCCGGAAAGGGTTGTTTTTGGTGTGGAAAAGGCGGAGCAGGAAAGCGCTCTGTATTTTTCATAATAGCCCCCTGTTTTTCATTATATTTATTAGCCATTCAATCACCTCTCTCTATTTTTCTGACAAGAATCAATAAGCGTAGAACAAATTTAACGACTTGTATCTTAATAATGCCTTGTATGAGATTAATCCTGGGTTGAGTGGGGTTTTATTATTCTTAGAGTAGTCATGGGGTGACTTTTTGTTAATGTCATGGTGGGTGAAAAATAAACAAAGAGGTGGTTTTATAATGTGTTGAAAAATAACAATGGTAAAAAATGGGTGCGGGTATTAAATTTGACTAAGTCAGAATTAACACTAACGTTAAGCACTGAACAACGACAGGTACGAATACATTTTTGTATCTGACTGACATAGCCGATATGTATGAGGTGATATATGGCAGAGCATCGTGGTGGTTCCGGTAATTTCGCTGAAGACCGAGATAAGGCGTCTGAAGCAGATCGCAAAGGTGGCCAGCACAGTGGTGGCCGTAAATCTGACAATTCCTGATTATTAGCTCCAGTCTCATCCTTTAATAAAAAGAGTGTCCTGCGGGTCTGTTTTAGACTCGCAGATATTTCTATAATCCAGAGGGTATTCTTATGAATATGAAAAGTATTGAAGATGTATTTATTCACCTGCTTTCAGATATCACAGTGCTGAAAAACAATTTACGCATGGACTGATTAAACTTGCTTGCCACCAGAGAGACTATTGTGAGCATCGCCCCCGTAACGGAAAAATCATTGCTCAGTAATGCCTGTTGTGTGGCTTCGCTAATAATCAACAATAAAATCAGGTCGAAACTGGTCATTTGTAATAACGCCCGGCGTCCAACGATATTAAACCTGACCAGTAAAATACATGGCTAAGGTTCTCAGCACCATTTCCATACTGACTCCTACGGATAAATAAACTGCCTGAAAAGCGGCTTATGTAAGTTTGAATCAATCCATAAGAGTTATATTACTGATGATGTCTTCTGTGCTGAATATAAATCGACGCGCATGATATAGGGCCTATGACATCTCCTTTTTGAGATGCTGATTATTTACCTATAGATCTCCGCAACCCCATGCAGTCTGTTATTTCCTGTTGCCGACAGGATTTTGAATGACGTTGCCCCTTGCTCATCAGCCTTACGAGAGAGCGCATTCGATAACTCATCAAGTGTATAGGTATTGCTGGCTGAGACGACACCGATCTTTTCTTTCCCGTCTGGATGGTTAATTTCCTGAGCAGCAGAGGCGGCATTCACTGAAATAAACCCCATGACCAATGCAGTAATAAGTAATGCTTTCATATCTAATACCTCTTTTAAAATCTATGTATGAAACTGGACTCGTATCAGGGGAACTCTCCCCGTCTGTATATGTAAATATACAGATCTAATCTGTCATGAGGCTGACCGCTATATGACAAAATTGTCAGAGTTGGAGATTGTTTAATTTTTTGAATACAGGTTCAGCTCGTTAATAATGCACTCAGGTTCTTCACGCAGAGGCATATTGTCTATGTCCAGAACCCCATCATTTTTTTGTGGATCATCAGACTGCAGGTCTGCAAACAGTGGGGTAAGATCCTGTGGTGCTTCACCTCGTTCAGCTACCAGCTCGAACGTTTTATTTTTTGCCTCGTCGTTGGTCAGGGCACTGACCAGAACCTGGGCGATTTGCTCCCGGGATATCACACCATCTTCCGGTGTTCCCTCATGACGCCTGTCTCCCTGAAGCATAACGATTCTGTGCTCATCATCATTGTTGTAATCAAACCAGCCGGGCCTGACTATGGTATAGGGATGACCGCTAGCCCTGACCAGACGCTCGGCACGTCTTTTCCAGTCATGAACCTCAGTGCGTTGATTCCAGGTGCTGAGCCGCTCAGTCACGCCAATCGTGGTCATCAGGCCGATACGAACAGGTGTATCCCTGAATATTCGTAAAATATTGCGCACTCCGCCGTAATCGATCGCTCTGGCACCAATACGACCCTGACCATCGGAACCGAGCGTGAAGATGATGGCATCAATATCTTTCGGAAAATCGGTGAGTGTTTCAGGCATTGAAACATCGCCGTAAAAAACATCCGTTCCACGAGGAAGCAATTTTACTTTGTGTTTATTTCTGACCAGCGCCACGGGCTGATGACCCATTTCAATAGCGGTATTCACGACATGAAGACCAATACTTCCGGTCGCGCCTGCAACGAGTATTTTCATGATAAACCTTCTGATATTTCTGACTTATTTTCGATACGGTCAGAATATCAATTATCATTATTGTCAGTAATAGGGCTAAAATGATTGCGTCTATGAACACCCTTCATGAGTGTGCGATGAAGGGAATGCCTCCATAAGGAAATCGCCGATGCTCAAAGAAAACTTCAACGAACTGCAAATCTTTCTTGTGGTAGCGAGGGAGAGAAGTTTTACCAAAGCAGCGGGCAAACTGGGCGTTTCTCAGTCCGCACTCAGCCACGCGATGAAGGCGCTGGAGGAAAGGCTGAATATCCGCCTTCTGACCCGTACGACCCGAAGCGTTGCCCCTACAGAGGCCGGTGAGAGAATTATTGCCTGCCTTGAACCGCGTATCGCCGATCTTGAACAGGAGCTGGAATCGCTGGTTCAACTTAACGGCACCACCTCCGGCAATATTCGTTTATCAGCCGGGGAGCATGCCGCGCGAAGTCTGGTATGGCCGAAGCTAAAACCCTTCCTCAGGGAATACCCGGAAATCAATGTTGAACTGATCGTTGATAACGGCTTTGTCGATATTGTCGAGGGGCGTTTTGATGCCGGGATCCGTCTGGGTGAAAGCGTGGATAAAGACATGATTGCGGTAAGAATTGGGCCGGACATGAGAATGGCTGTGGTGGGAGCACCGTCTTATTTCGCTGCAAATCCTGCCCCTGAAACGCCGCACGAGCTACAAAATCATCGGTGCATCAATATGCGCCTGCCGACTGCCGGTGGGCTTTACCACTGGGAGTTTGAGAAGGATGGGAAACCGTTACGGGTCAGAGTGGAAGGGCAGGTCACGTTCAATCTGCAGGCGGAACGAATTGATGCGGCGTTATCCGGTTTTGGTATCGCCTGTATACCTGAAGACAGGGTGCAGGATTATCTACAGTCAGGAGCGCTTATCCAGATTCTGCAGGACTGGTGTCCGTCTTTCCCCGGATATTACCTCTACTACCCGAGCCGTAAGCAGCATCCGCCCGCTTTTGCGCTGATGATTGATGCACTTCGCTACCAGGAATAACGGGTCCGTAGACCCGCCCGGGTATTAACGGCCCACGCGAGCCTGGTGTTCAGGGGAGTAACGTTCGCCGACGATTTTAATGGTTTCAAGCGCCTGGGTTATCTGCCGTGAGTCATCCTGAGAAAGAATGATGTCGGCAGCCCCCAGATTTTCCTCCAGCCGGTGCATTTTGGTTGTACCAGGGATAGGAACAATCCACGGCTTTTGTGCCAGTAGCCATGCCAGAGCGATTTGTGCAGACGTCACACCTTTCTCTGCCGCCAGTTCACCCAGCAATGAGACCAGCTTTTCATTGGCTTCAATCGCCTGCTCGGCGAAACGCGGCACCGTGCTGCGGTAATCATCCTTGCCAAAAGTGGTTCCTGGCTTAATCGAGCCCGTCAGGAAGCCTTTGCCTAATGGGCTGAAGGGAACGAAACCAATGCCCAGTTCCTCCAGTAGCGGCAGGATCTCCTGCTCAGGCTCGCGCCACCACATGGAGTATTCGCTCTGCAGCGCCGTAACAGGTTGTACGGCATGCGCACGACGAATGGTTTGCGCACCCGCTTCGGACAGACCGAAATGTTTAACTTTGCCTTCAGCGATCAGGTCTTTCACCGTTCCCGCAACATCTTCAATCGGGACATCCGGGTCGACACGATGTTGATACAGCAGATCAATAACATCAGTCTTAAGATGGCGTAATGATCCTTCCACCGCTTTACGGATATGCTCCGGACGGCTGTTTAAAATCTGCTGCTTGTTGTCGTCGCCAAAAGTAAATCCAAACTTGGTGGCGATGACCACGCGGTCACGAAATGGTTTTAAGGCTTCACCGACCACCTCTTCATTAAGAAAGGGGCCATACACTTCAGCGGTATCGAAGAAGGTGACGCCTCGTTCAACCGCGGCGCGAATAAGTTCGATAGCCTGACGCGTATCGGTCGCCGGGCCGTAGCCATGGCTTAAGCCCATGCAACCGAGGCCAAGCGCGGACACTTCGAGTCGGGATTGACCCAGATAACGTTTTTGCATTAATTCATTGCCTCTTTTTATCGCGTCTTAAACGTCCAGTTTGCGACCGGCCAACCATTCAACTCTGGCAGGATCGCGGTGTGAGAAGAAAGCACTTGTTGCGGTATCGATAGCGGTAATCTGCAACATATCTTCAGCGCTGAGTTCAAAATCGAGAATGTTGATGTTCTCTGCCATGCGTTCTTTGCGCACCGATTTCGCCAGTGAAACGATGCCTCGCTGGAAGATCCAACGCAGCACCACCTGGCCCACGCTTTTGCCGTATTTCTGGCCAATTGCCGTTAACACGGGATGCTGGAACAGACCATTTTTCCCCTCAGCAAACGGAGCCCAGGCTTCCGGCTGAATGCCACGGCTTTGATTCCATGGAACCGCATGCAGTTGCTGGTTGAAGGGGTTAACTTCAATCTGGTTCACCGCAGGGGCCACGTTGTTGAAGGCGATAAGGTCGGCCAGTCGGTCAGGATGGAAGTTGCTGACGCCAATAGCGCGAATTTTGCCTGCCTGCTGCAGTTCTTCCATAGCACGCCATGCCCCATGGACATCGCCGTAAGGTTGGTGAATCAGGTACAGGTCAACGTAATCCAACTGCAGCCGATTCAGGGAGCGTTCGAACTGGGCTTTAGCGCCTTCGTAATTCGTATCCTGCAGCCACAGCTTGGTCGTTACAAAGAGTTCGTTGCGGGCAATACCGGTCTGTTTCAGTGCGTTCCCGACCTGGGTTTCATTCTGATAAGACGCAGCGGTATCGATCAGGCGGTATCCCGTATCGATGGCATCAATAACGGCTCTTTCGCATTCAGCGGCATCCGTCATCTGGAAGACACCAAAGCCCAGCAGGGGCATTTCAATCCCGTTGTTCAGTTTTACAGTTGGCATGACGTTATCCTTCAGCTGTTGTGTAGGAAAAGCATAACGCAAACGGATTTATTCGATTAGATGGGGTAATTAGCTAGGGTTTATTAGATGTGCTCATTAATTTAGGGGGAGGTTGATGGTCGGCTTTGTGCCAGGAGCGGACATTTGTGACCAGTTAATCATGCCAGCAAGATCTTAACGAAGGCATCCCAGCGGTCTTCGATGTTGTCTTTGTTGATAGGGAGCAGCGTTTTGCGCATCGTTATCCCATCAATGGCCGCGAGATCTGCGTCTTTTTTTACCAGGTCTGGCGCGAACCAGAGTTTAAGCGTGTGCGGATCGATGGCACATAGTCCCGCGTCAAAGAGCTTGTGGATATCAGCGCGCAGCAGCAGACCGTTTTTAAAGCTCGCGCCACCTTTGCGAGCGTGGGCTTTAAGGTGTGCGGCTTCGCAGCGTACCGCAATGGCATTCGTGTAGACGCAACGGCCACCGCAGTTAAGCATCACATCTTCACGGAATTTCCCCTGATCACGACGGCGACGGCCATAGAAGGGTACATCTTCTTTATGTTCGCGTTCTTCAGCCAGCGACCGTTCGGCTCGAGGTTCTTCAGCCTGGGGTTCTTCGGCCACCACGGGTTCAGGTTTGACCGCATTCGGTTCTTCCCAGGTTCCCAGGAACATGGCAACGCGCTGGGGCATTTTGACACGATTCAAAATCCCAAGGTGCGCTTTTTCCCAGGCCAGGAATTCTTCCAAACGACTTGCTGGACAACCATGTTTAAGCGCTGGATGGGGGGATTCCTTTTTGACTGGAGCGGGCGCGGGAGCAGATAACGTCGTGCTACTACTGCCTGTGCTGTAGCTGCTGCGGCCACCCACATGGCGTTTAACCGAATTTCCTTCGACCAGGATTTGCTTGTCCTCGTCGATCTGACGCTGGAAGAATGCCTCAATTTGGGTGTAGTTCAGCTTGAAGTGGCGCATAACTGCGCCACGGAAAGCCAAACGAACTTCTTCGTTACGATTTGGCGGGCAAGCACGGTCAACGCGCTGGGAAGCATAGGTATCATTCCCCCAGGCTTGCGTACCGTAACGGCTAAATATGACCGTCCAGTTTTTCCCCGATTGGCTGCGATAAACCTTACCATCGCAGACGAACACGAACGGAGACGAAATAATAAACCCGTGAACTTCCATAGCCATTTTAATCCACCTCAACCAGCTTTTTTTCCAGTCCACTCCTTCGAGATCGACCTTGCCAACTTATTTCTGTCAACAATTGCCGTAAGCATAAATGTAGTGACCTGCATTTGAAATCGGTTCGACCTGCATTTACGATTAGCTTGACCCGCTCCCCGTTCGTTAACACATAGCAACGTTAGTAATGCATCCTACGCGGTAATAACAATTGCGAGCTTCCGCTACTCGCTCTTAGCTACCTGTCAACGTGGTCAATATCCTTTACCGCAGCCGAGGTGTACAAAATATCACCTTAACGTACAATAATTTTCGATATCCAAACTGACCCCTAAGCGAACAGCAGAAATTTGCACTAATCTGCCAACTTAAAAGATGACTATCGAAGTCGTCGCTATTCATTCATTAGTTTTTCAGAACAGGTTTTTAACAACGCACTTAACTCTTACCTTCAAGTCTCACAATCAGCGAACGTAAAAAATCCATGAACCGCTGAGCTGGAGCTGACAGGGATTGTCCGGCGTTGGTTACCACGCCGACGTCCATGTAGGTGATACAGTCTTCAATCGTCCGACGAATGACGCGCTGACCGTTTAGCGACCAGGGGCGATAGACCAAGTTGGATAAGATTGTGATACCGTTGCCCTGGGCTACGAGGCTGCGAACGGTTTCAAAGGAGTTACTGCGAAACTGGACGGAGGGCTGATAGCCAGCGTGCTGCCAGATATTGGTGATCACCTTGGGATATTGATCGGTTTCCAGCATCAAAAATGGCAGCTTCACGATATCCCTCAGGCGGATAACAGACTGACTCAGCAAAGCGTGTCCCGGGGCAATCCAAAGCTGGCGTAGCGATCGAATAATGGTTTCGACCTCCAGATCACTGTCGCGCTGTATGTTCGATGTGAGCAGTAGACAAAAATCAACCTGCTGCTGGCGCAGAGCAGCCAGCAGGTCAGGCGCTGTAGCCTCGAAATAGTCAATTTCCAGTAAGGGGAAACGGCTTTCAATGTCACTCAGTATCTCTGGTAGTAGGTAAGCCGAAAGTGTCTGAGCTATCCCTATCCGCACTTTCCCGGCAGTGGTTTCCGGTTGACGATGCAAATCCTCCAAGGCGATGTAGCTGTTGCTGATGATTGTGCGGGCATGCGTCAGAAAGCGATCACCGGCCAAAGTAAGCCGGATCCCTTTTGGCTGACGCAGAAAGAGCTGTACATCAAGCGCCTCTTCCAGATTACGTAACGCGACAGTCATGGAAGACTGCGAAACGTGACAACGGCTGGCAGCTTTAGAAACTTGCAATGTTTCTGATAATGCTATGTAAAACTCAAGTTGCCTGAGGGTAAATTTCATAGTTTAAAACGATGCCGTCTGAGCAAAAAATTATATTAGCATCTCTATTTTCATCGCGGTAATGTTCTAGGTAACAAAATGTATTATTAAGGGGTATGACTATGCCTTATTTCTTACTAACTCTCGCTGCATGCTTTTGGGGCGGAAATTATGTGGTAGGACATCTGTTAGTCAGTCTTGTTGATCCTGTTCTATTATCCTCTGCTCGCTGGATATTTACTGCCATATTGCTGGTTGCACTCTATTACAGGCAGATTCGCGGGCAATGGAATGCTATGCAACGTTCTTTTCACATAATCACCTTTCTAGCTTTGTTTGGACAGGTATTATTCCCACTGACTCTGTATGTTGGCCTGCAATATACCTCCTCGCTTAATGCTGCCATTTATTTATCTACTACTCCAGCATTGGTCTTATTGATCAATAAAAATATTTTCAAAGAAAAAATAACAATTCAGAATATCGTTGGCGTTATTATCAGCTCTTTCGGTGTGATCTGTCTGGTGATGCAGGGGGACTTATGGCACCTGGACACCCTAAAGCATCTCAATCGTGGCGATCTGTGGACGATGGGCTCGGCAGCAAGCTGGGCGGTATATTGCGCGTTTCTACGTCTTAAGCCTCGTGAAGTGGGGGGAAATGCGTTTGTAGCCGTTAGCGCGACGATAGGTGCTGTAGTGCTTCTTCCAATATTGATTTTCTCTATGGCAAAAAATGGTATTCCGCCGCTTGCCGAATTTAGCCACAGCAGTTTGGTTATTGGTCTGCTGTACCTGATTATTTTTCCGTCGTGGCTCTCGTATTTGTTATGGAATAAAGGTATTCAGGCAATTGGTGCGACGCGTGGAGAAGTGTTTTCCCATTTTATCCCACTGAGTGGTGGTTTATTCAGCGTGATGTTTCTTAGTGAACCATTGCATTTATATCATCTGGTCAGCGCATTACTGATTGTCTGCGGTATTGCACTATGCTCAGGCAAATCAGCGAAACGAGCATTCAACTAATTTTTTCTTGCTCGGCAATTGTTACACGCTTATGCCTGAAATATATATTTTTAACGGAGAAAAAATAGCAGGAGGCTTTCTGCCAGTATGTTTACCGGACCATACACCTGGCATACAGGGTTTAGCATCGATGCGAATGATGAATACTTATTAATTTGGGGAGATATTGTGCATTATCCTCATATTCAGTCAGCACAACCGGATGTTTCAATCTTATTCGACAGTGACCCTGCTCAGGCCAAGAAAACAAAAAAATGCATCATGAGAAAGGCTGCCAATGAAAAACTGATTATTGCAGGTATGCATATGAGTCAGTCAGGGTTGCCTGCGTGCCTCGAAAGGGTAGTGGATACCGCATTTTCGAAAGCGAAAAATGAATGAGAATACCCTACGGGTTTATTCAGAACAGCACTTTTCAGTGTACTCCATTATCTGCTTCTGGCACAAAATGGGAGAGAAAAATGAATCGAAAGTCTGCTCTGAGCATGGTGTGTGGAGGGGAGGCACTAACCACCACTATTAATATTGCGCTATATTAATCAATTGGAAGAAACTCAATTTAAGCATTTACGCTTACTTTATACTAAGATGCTTTAAGGTATCATTTAAGGCAAAGACGGATTTATCAACATGAACAGAACAGAACGACTTCTCGAATTGCTACAGATTTTAAGGTCGCGAAGATACCCGATCACAGCATTTTCACTCTCAGAAAGGTTAGGAATAAGTGTTCGCTCCATTTATAGAGATATAAGAACGCTACAGCATCAAGGAGTGTGTATTGAAGGTTGTGCTGGAATTGGTTATATCGTTAAATCTGATTTTCATTTGCCCCCCTTAAATCTTTCCCATGACGAGATCAATGCTATTACACTTGGATTAAATTGGGTGTCTAATAATACAGATGGTGACTTCAAAAAAACCGCAAGGGCTGCACTTGCAAAAATACACTCTGTCATTCCCGGTGAGTTAAAAAACCTGATCGAGAATCAATCCTATATCACAGGTCCTTCAGAAAATAATGTGATTTTTTTTAAAAATATCCACGATGCTATAAAAAATCAAATGAGAGTAAAAATAAATTATTGTGACAAGAAGGATGTTTTATCTTTTAGAGTCATTTGGCCCATCGCATTAGTATATATGGAGTCATGTTGGCTTTTGGTTGCATGGTGTGAAATGAGAAATGATTTTCGTCATTTTAGGGTTGATAAAATTCAAACATTCTTACAACTGGGTTCTACTTATAGTGAGAGTAGATTGATTTTATTGAAAAAATGGAGAGAGAAAGAAAAGATCGGCGTGGAGAGCGAGTACTGACAAAAACTGTCACAGCTAATTTGTATACTGCTTCCAGATATAAGGCTCACATCCACTTCAATGAGGGTATTATGAATTTCAAGAATAAAGTAGCAGTTATAACAGGAAGCACCACAGGGATAGGTGAAGTTGTCGCAGAGCAATTACACAAAAATGGTGCAAAAGTTGTTATTGTATCCCGCTCATCAGAGGAGGCTAAACAAAAAGCAGAACTATTATCCTCACATGGACCTCAAGCGCTTGGGATCGGATGTGATGTATCACAGCCAGAACAAGTACGACAAATGATAGATGACGTTATAAAAAAATTCGGCAGACTTGATTATGCTGTAAATAATGCAGGTTTAACAGGTGAGCATGATAAAAACATAACAGAGCAAACTGTCGATAATTGGGATAAGGTTATTGCCACCTCATTAAGCGGTGTTTTTTACTGTCTAAAATACGAAATACCTCAGATGATGAAGTCTGGTGGTTCCATCGTTAATTTATCTGCAGTTAATGGTCTGGTTGGCATTCCTGGGTTGGCACCTTACACCGCAGCTAAACATG comes from the Citrobacter amalonaticus genome and includes:
- a CDS encoding SDR family oxidoreductase: MANKYNEKQGAIMKNTERFPAPPFPHQKQPFPGLAGKMQPRPDHGEESYHGSGRLTGRKVLITGGDSGIGRAVAIAYAREGADVAINYLPDEEEDAREVVDLIKKAGRNVVAIPGDIREESFCQHLVSQAVESLGGLDVLVNNAGRQQFCESIEELTTDAFDATFKTNVYSIFWITKAAVRHLPSGGVIINTSSVQAYEPSEILLDYAQTKAAIVAFTKSLAKQLAPKGIRVNAVAPGPYWTVLQCCGGQPQEKIEQFGANSPLGRPGQPAEIAPLYVTLASAENSYTSGQVWCSDGGTGTL
- a CDS encoding DUF1471 domain-containing protein, with the protein product MKALLITALVMGFISVNAASAAQEINHPDGKEKIGVVSASNTYTLDELSNALSRKADEQGATSFKILSATGNNRLHGVAEIYR
- a CDS encoding SDR family oxidoreductase: MKILVAGATGSIGLHVVNTAIEMGHQPVALVRNKHKVKLLPRGTDVFYGDVSMPETLTDFPKDIDAIIFTLGSDGQGRIGARAIDYGGVRNILRIFRDTPVRIGLMTTIGVTERLSTWNQRTEVHDWKRRAERLVRASGHPYTIVRPGWFDYNNDDEHRIVMLQGDRRHEGTPEDGVISREQIAQVLVSALTNDEAKNKTFELVAERGEAPQDLTPLFADLQSDDPQKNDGVLDIDNMPLREEPECIINELNLYSKN
- a CDS encoding LysR family transcriptional regulator, with the translated sequence MLKENFNELQIFLVVARERSFTKAAGKLGVSQSALSHAMKALEERLNIRLLTRTTRSVAPTEAGERIIACLEPRIADLEQELESLVQLNGTTSGNIRLSAGEHAARSLVWPKLKPFLREYPEINVELIVDNGFVDIVEGRFDAGIRLGESVDKDMIAVRIGPDMRMAVVGAPSYFAANPAPETPHELQNHRCINMRLPTAGGLYHWEFEKDGKPLRVRVEGQVTFNLQAERIDAALSGFGIACIPEDRVQDYLQSGALIQILQDWCPSFPGYYLYYPSRKQHPPAFALMIDALRYQE
- a CDS encoding aldo/keto reductase; protein product: MQKRYLGQSRLEVSALGLGCMGLSHGYGPATDTRQAIELIRAAVERGVTFFDTAEVYGPFLNEEVVGEALKPFRDRVVIATKFGFTFGDDNKQQILNSRPEHIRKAVEGSLRHLKTDVIDLLYQHRVDPDVPIEDVAGTVKDLIAEGKVKHFGLSEAGAQTIRRAHAVQPVTALQSEYSMWWREPEQEILPLLEELGIGFVPFSPLGKGFLTGSIKPGTTFGKDDYRSTVPRFAEQAIEANEKLVSLLGELAAEKGVTSAQIALAWLLAQKPWIVPIPGTTKMHRLEENLGAADIILSQDDSRQITQALETIKIVGERYSPEHQARVGR
- a CDS encoding aldo/keto reductase; this translates as MPTVKLNNGIEMPLLGFGVFQMTDAAECERAVIDAIDTGYRLIDTAASYQNETQVGNALKQTGIARNELFVTTKLWLQDTNYEGAKAQFERSLNRLQLDYVDLYLIHQPYGDVHGAWRAMEELQQAGKIRAIGVSNFHPDRLADLIAFNNVAPAVNQIEVNPFNQQLHAVPWNQSRGIQPEAWAPFAEGKNGLFQHPVLTAIGQKYGKSVGQVVLRWIFQRGIVSLAKSVRKERMAENINILDFELSAEDMLQITAIDTATSAFFSHRDPARVEWLAGRKLDV
- a CDS encoding HNH endonuclease signature motif containing protein, giving the protein MAMEVHGFIISSPFVFVCDGKVYRSQSGKNWTVIFSRYGTQAWGNDTYASQRVDRACPPNRNEEVRLAFRGAVMRHFKLNYTQIEAFFQRQIDEDKQILVEGNSVKRHVGGRSSYSTGSSSTTLSAPAPAPVKKESPHPALKHGCPASRLEEFLAWEKAHLGILNRVKMPQRVAMFLGTWEEPNAVKPEPVVAEEPQAEEPRAERSLAEEREHKEDVPFYGRRRRDQGKFREDVMLNCGGRCVYTNAIAVRCEAAHLKAHARKGGASFKNGLLLRADIHKLFDAGLCAIDPHTLKLWFAPDLVKKDADLAAIDGITMRKTLLPINKDNIEDRWDAFVKILLA
- a CDS encoding LysR family transcriptional regulator, translated to MKFTLRQLEFYIALSETLQVSKAASRCHVSQSSMTVALRNLEEALDVQLFLRQPKGIRLTLAGDRFLTHARTIISNSYIALEDLHRQPETTAGKVRIGIAQTLSAYLLPEILSDIESRFPLLEIDYFEATAPDLLAALRQQQVDFCLLLTSNIQRDSDLEVETIIRSLRQLWIAPGHALLSQSVIRLRDIVKLPFLMLETDQYPKVITNIWQHAGYQPSVQFRSNSFETVRSLVAQGNGITILSNLVYRPWSLNGQRVIRRTIEDCITYMDVGVVTNAGQSLSAPAQRFMDFLRSLIVRLEGKS
- a CDS encoding DMT family transporter, encoding MPYFLLTLAACFWGGNYVVGHLLVSLVDPVLLSSARWIFTAILLVALYYRQIRGQWNAMQRSFHIITFLALFGQVLFPLTLYVGLQYTSSLNAAIYLSTTPALVLLINKNIFKEKITIQNIVGVIISSFGVICLVMQGDLWHLDTLKHLNRGDLWTMGSAASWAVYCAFLRLKPREVGGNAFVAVSATIGAVVLLPILIFSMAKNGIPPLAEFSHSSLVIGLLYLIIFPSWLSYLLWNKGIQAIGATRGEVFSHFIPLSGGLFSVMFLSEPLHLYHLVSALLIVCGIALCSGKSAKRAFN
- a CDS encoding helix-turn-helix transcriptional regulator — translated: MNRTERLLELLQILRSRRYPITAFSLSERLGISVRSIYRDIRTLQHQGVCIEGCAGIGYIVKSDFHLPPLNLSHDEINAITLGLNWVSNNTDGDFKKTARAALAKIHSVIPGELKNLIENQSYITGPSENNVIFFKNIHDAIKNQMRVKINYCDKKDVLSFRVIWPIALVYMESCWLLVAWCEMRNDFRHFRVDKIQTFLQLGSTYSESRLILLKKWREKEKIGVESEY
- a CDS encoding SDR family NAD(P)-dependent oxidoreductase, encoding MNFKNKVAVITGSTTGIGEVVAEQLHKNGAKVVIVSRSSEEAKQKAELLSSHGPQALGIGCDVSQPEQVRQMIDDVIKKFGRLDYAVNNAGLTGEHDKNITEQTVDNWDKVIATSLSGVFYCLKYEIPQMMKSGGSIVNLSAVNGLVGIPGLAPYTAAKHGIIGLTQSAALEFACKGIRINAVAPGYVQTTRMSEFPENILRSFANSHPMKRMAKMQEVANFILFLLSDNSAFCTGGVYPIDGGYLAE